In a genomic window of Gammaproteobacteria bacterium:
- a CDS encoding tRNA-(ms[2]io[6]A)-hydroxylase, giving the protein MNVPAPVAQFLRAPTPAAWVDAARQRVPELLLDHANCEKKAAATALSLMFRYPEQTGMAARMSRLAREELRHFEQVSKLLQQREVAVRRVPASGYAGSLRAAIRSDEPGRLVDTLIVCALIEARSCERFALLVPVLPDDVAALYSGLLHSEQRHFEVYLGLARQLQSQLDERIDRLAQLEASLVGRRDPVFAFHSGVPAATTE; this is encoded by the coding sequence ATGAACGTCCCGGCGCCGGTCGCGCAGTTCCTGCGGGCTCCGACGCCAGCTGCGTGGGTCGACGCGGCCCGGCAGCGTGTCCCGGAGCTGCTCCTCGATCATGCGAACTGTGAAAAGAAAGCTGCGGCAACGGCGCTAAGCCTGATGTTTCGCTATCCCGAGCAGACAGGCATGGCGGCGCGGATGTCACGTCTTGCGCGCGAAGAGCTGCGGCACTTTGAGCAGGTGAGCAAGCTGTTGCAACAGCGAGAGGTGGCGGTGCGCAGGGTACCGGCATCTGGCTATGCCGGCAGCCTGCGGGCGGCGATACGTTCCGATGAGCCGGGCCGGCTGGTCGATACGCTGATCGTTTGCGCACTGATTGAGGCGCGCAGTTGCGAACGATTCGCGCTGCTGGTGCCGGTGCTGCCGGACGATGTCGCTGCGCTGTACAGCGGTTTGTTGCACTCCGAACAGCGTCACTTTGAGGTCTATCTCGGGCTGGCGCGGCAGCTGCAGTCGCAGCTGGACGAGCGTATTGACCGGCTGGCGCAGCTGGAGGCGAGCCTGGTTGGGCGTCGCGACCCGGTGTTTGCATTCCACAGCGGTGTGCCGGCTGCCACGACTGAGTGA
- a CDS encoding response regulator, with translation MLPGEVSAYLERLEQDQIPPLMLQLDATLKLLEVRGEPSRMGLPPLVAGADVSDVLPMLSGLESAPDSFLGCVDPGTGHAVNVRLFRSGDDQLYAVLTSAEAQRRQIEQLQQRANETRLLNQQQQKLLDQLIATRTELDLRRREAEEAVRVKAQFLASISHEFRTPLTSVIGYAEWLASAMGEDDPARRQARAIISAGRHMVTLVDNILEQARIENAEATVHEDTVDLRQLAEDLSAIMAPLAADKELAFAAFVDPPDVQPVVLDEMRVRQILINLLGNAVKFTEEGFVYLTLAWQDGQLHAEVSDSGPGIAEADRARIFTAFERLEGAHKRAGAGLGLHITLELVKLLGGSLGLDSQPGEGSRFLIRLPAPVAAAPEPDAAGGGGGRLLVAEDDPDIVQLMQLFLERAGYELEFVGNGRDAVTRIAAGSIDLAILDLNMPILDGLSAIKQIRDGGYSGPAIALTGATLDEDRIRAIEAGFDGFVAKPVRMPELIGLLRDLIK, from the coding sequence ATGCTGCCGGGTGAAGTAAGCGCCTACCTCGAGCGGCTGGAACAGGACCAGATTCCGCCGCTGATGTTGCAGCTGGATGCGACGCTCAAGCTGCTGGAGGTGCGTGGTGAACCGTCCCGGATGGGACTGCCGCCGCTGGTGGCCGGTGCGGATGTCAGTGATGTCCTGCCGATGCTCAGTGGCCTGGAATCTGCTCCTGACTCGTTCCTCGGGTGTGTTGACCCGGGCACCGGGCATGCGGTTAACGTACGTCTGTTCCGCAGCGGCGATGACCAGCTCTACGCGGTCCTCACCAGCGCCGAAGCGCAGCGCCGGCAAATCGAGCAGTTGCAACAGCGGGCCAATGAAACTCGCCTGCTAAACCAGCAGCAGCAAAAACTGCTCGACCAGTTGATCGCAACCCGTACCGAGCTGGACCTGCGCCGGCGCGAAGCTGAGGAAGCGGTTCGGGTAAAGGCTCAGTTTCTCGCCAGCATCTCCCACGAATTTCGCACCCCGCTGACGTCGGTAATTGGTTATGCCGAATGGCTGGCCAGCGCCATGGGTGAAGACGATCCGGCGCGGCGCCAGGCGCGAGCGATTATCAGCGCCGGTCGTCACATGGTGACGCTGGTAGACAACATACTGGAACAGGCACGTATCGAAAATGCCGAAGCCACGGTGCACGAGGACACTGTCGACCTGCGCCAGCTGGCCGAAGACCTGTCAGCGATAATGGCGCCGCTGGCAGCCGACAAAGAGTTGGCTTTTGCCGCGTTTGTCGATCCGCCCGACGTGCAGCCAGTGGTGCTCGATGAAATGCGCGTGCGCCAGATACTGATCAACCTGCTGGGAAACGCCGTCAAGTTCACCGAAGAAGGCTTCGTGTACCTGACGCTGGCATGGCAGGACGGCCAGCTGCATGCCGAAGTGTCCGACAGTGGCCCTGGCATTGCCGAGGCTGACCGGGCGCGCATCTTCACCGCGTTTGAGCGGCTCGAGGGTGCGCACAAGCGGGCAGGTGCCGGGCTTGGGCTGCACATCACGCTTGAACTGGTCAAGCTGCTGGGTGGTTCGCTCGGGCTCGATTCGCAGCCGGGAGAGGGCAGCCGCTTCCTCATACGCTTGCCGGCACCGGTTGCTGCCGCGCCCGAACCCGACGCTGCAGGCGGCGGTGGTGGCCGGCTGCTGGTTGCCGAAGACGATCCGGATATCGTGCAGCTGATGCAGTTGTTCCTCGAACGCGCCGGGTACGAGCTCGAATTTGTCGGCAACGGGCGTGACGCCGTCACGCGGATCGCGGCCGGCAGCATCGACCTGGCAATTCTCGACCTGAACATGCCGATACTCGACGGGCTGAGCGCCATAAAACAGATTCGCGACGGCGGCTACAGCGGTCCGGCCATAGCCCTGACCGGGGCAACTCTCGACGAGGACCGGATCCGGGCGATTGAGGCCGGCTTCGACGGATTTGTTGCCAAACCGGTCCGTATGCCGGAACTGATCGGCCTGCTGCGAGACCTGATCAAATGA
- a CDS encoding GTP-binding protein, whose product MTQQTRKVCIIGDFAVGKTSTVARFVHNVFSDKYLTTVGVKIDTRKLSIDDQEIKLIIWDIAGTDRFSAVEFSYLRGASGYLVVIDGTRGHTADVAERLVDEARERYGDVPKVFLVNKSDLQEEWEISDERLAGLRKDGKPVFITSAKNGANVDEAIHELARQLVTSE is encoded by the coding sequence ATGACGCAGCAAACCCGCAAGGTCTGCATTATTGGTGATTTTGCTGTCGGCAAGACCAGCACGGTCGCGCGCTTTGTGCACAATGTTTTTTCCGATAAGTACCTGACGACAGTCGGCGTGAAAATCGATACGCGTAAACTCAGTATCGACGATCAGGAGATCAAGCTGATCATCTGGGATATTGCCGGCACCGATCGCTTTTCGGCCGTTGAATTTTCCTACCTGCGTGGTGCCAGTGGCTACCTCGTGGTAATTGACGGCACGCGGGGCCATACCGCCGATGTTGCCGAGCGTCTGGTCGACGAAGCACGCGAACGCTACGGCGATGTCCCCAAGGTGTTTCTCGTCAACAAATCCGACCTGCAGGAAGAATGGGAAATTTCCGACGAGCGCCTGGCCGGGCTGCGCAAAGACGGCAAGCCGGTGTTCATCACCAGTGCAAAAAACGGCGCCAATGTAGATGAGGCAATACATGAGCTGGCGCGGCAGCTGGTGACGTCGGAATGA
- a CDS encoding OmpA family protein — translation MNDIDKLKELLFRNEKKALDAITRRLETPESRTADIADVLPESLLRAHADKRLVRAMREPVVQCVKDSIRQEPEDFADALFPVIGPAIRKSIAEALRSMTQSMNQGIENSLSVKTRYQAWRAGVPLAQYILQRNIIYRVEQAFLIKRYDGLLIDHVQHETVASKDSDAVSAMFTAIQDFIRDSFSEDSSESLTTAVMGELTLWAVHGPHAILVCVIRGVPPAGLRSELREILEHVHLRHGEALAGYDGGAPILGVDAELEKCLSLEQQRKAGKKKSAVPLPLVILFVGLLLLAGWLWFKGFTDERRLEKFRGALEATPGIVINDIYREDGQVVVRGMRDPLSAAPTDFAPGLQIDPAELQLELAPYQSLDAAIVERRARRILQPPAGVGFRLEGNSLELSGSAPVEWKQRAQTLAVALPGVDSVDTSRMALSDAELLATARQQLQPPPGVTLAVRNGVLSASGMAGHDWVQQATRQLASMSGLRGGNLLGVAIAERARLSELLATTNGTEIFFSSIDVLQQGQDAVLERLSIRLRQIAALAGQLDSNLQIRVRGYSDGTGNPEANQVVELSRAERVSSWLINAGLPADAIQLQAAGSSSVSSGLEPRLRKAEVTVSVTEGR, via the coding sequence GTGAATGACATAGACAAACTGAAAGAGCTGCTGTTTCGCAACGAGAAAAAAGCGCTCGATGCCATCACCCGGCGGCTGGAAACTCCCGAAAGTCGTACCGCCGACATCGCTGACGTATTGCCGGAATCGCTCCTGCGGGCCCATGCTGACAAACGGCTCGTGCGCGCGATGCGGGAGCCGGTGGTGCAGTGTGTAAAGGACTCCATACGGCAGGAACCTGAGGATTTTGCCGATGCGCTGTTTCCGGTAATTGGTCCGGCAATTCGCAAGTCGATCGCCGAGGCGCTGCGCTCCATGACGCAGTCGATGAATCAGGGCATCGAAAACAGCCTGTCGGTAAAAACGCGCTATCAGGCATGGCGCGCGGGCGTGCCGCTGGCTCAATATATCCTGCAGCGGAATATTATCTATCGCGTCGAGCAGGCCTTTCTTATCAAGCGCTATGACGGGCTGCTGATAGACCACGTGCAGCACGAAACGGTGGCAAGCAAGGACTCTGATGCTGTTTCGGCCATGTTTACCGCAATCCAGGATTTCATTCGCGATTCGTTTTCAGAGGACAGCAGCGAGTCACTGACCACAGCGGTGATGGGAGAGCTGACGTTGTGGGCCGTACATGGCCCGCACGCAATCCTGGTTTGCGTCATTCGCGGCGTGCCGCCAGCTGGATTACGCAGTGAGTTGCGCGAAATACTCGAGCACGTGCACTTGCGACATGGCGAGGCGCTGGCAGGTTACGATGGCGGTGCACCCATACTGGGTGTTGATGCTGAGCTCGAGAAGTGCCTGTCACTCGAGCAGCAGCGCAAGGCCGGCAAGAAAAAATCCGCCGTGCCTCTGCCGCTCGTGATCCTGTTCGTTGGTCTGCTGTTGCTGGCCGGCTGGTTATGGTTCAAAGGCTTTACCGACGAACGCCGGCTGGAAAAATTTCGTGGTGCACTGGAGGCAACGCCGGGTATCGTGATCAATGACATCTATCGTGAAGATGGGCAGGTGGTGGTGCGTGGCATGCGCGACCCGTTGTCCGCGGCCCCTACCGATTTTGCTCCGGGCCTGCAGATCGACCCGGCAGAACTACAGCTGGAGCTGGCGCCCTACCAGTCGCTCGATGCCGCCATAGTCGAGCGCCGCGCACGACGTATCCTGCAGCCGCCGGCAGGCGTGGGTTTTCGGCTGGAGGGCAATAGCCTTGAGCTTAGTGGCAGCGCGCCGGTCGAGTGGAAACAGCGGGCGCAGACCCTGGCCGTAGCATTGCCCGGGGTCGACAGCGTTGATACCAGCCGGATGGCGTTGAGCGACGCCGAGTTGCTGGCGACCGCCCGGCAGCAGCTGCAGCCGCCGCCCGGGGTTACGCTCGCCGTGAGAAACGGGGTGCTGAGCGCCTCAGGTATGGCGGGGCACGACTGGGTGCAGCAAGCGACCCGGCAGCTGGCGTCCATGTCCGGCCTGCGCGGCGGAAACCTGCTTGGTGTGGCGATAGCGGAGCGAGCCAGGCTCAGCGAGCTGCTGGCTACTACCAATGGCACTGAGATATTTTTCTCCAGCATCGATGTGCTGCAACAGGGCCAGGATGCCGTGCTGGAGCGGCTCAGCATCCGGTTGCGGCAGATTGCGGCGCTGGCCGGGCAACTGGACAGTAACCTGCAGATTCGCGTGCGTGGTTACAGCGACGGCACCGGCAACCCGGAGGCCAACCAGGTGGTTGAGCTGTCACGCGCCGAGCGGGTTTCGAGCTGGCTTATCAACGCTGGCCTGCCAGCTGACGCGATTCAGTTACAGGCGGCAGGGTCATCATCTGTCAGCAGTGGGCTCGAGCCTCGCCTGCGGAAGGCTGAAGTGACTGTGTCAGTGACAGAAGGACGTTGA
- a CDS encoding response regulator transcription factor: MRIALLEDDQEQAELMLKWLADAGHTCSHYDNGRDFLRKALRESYDLLMLDWMLPEMSGLEVLQKIRQSGKNFTPVIFITAKDQESDIVRALEAGADDYMAKPIRYKELVARVAALARRAAGGREPDELPDTEPYKFDLKRKTVGLGDDEVELTHREFDLALFMFRNSGRVVSRSHILESIWGMHGADLNTRTVDTHISRLRKKLQLNESNGWQLSAIYQHGYRLERLGESPA, translated from the coding sequence GTGCGAATAGCCTTACTGGAAGACGATCAGGAACAGGCGGAGCTGATGCTCAAGTGGCTGGCCGATGCCGGGCACACCTGTTCACATTACGACAATGGGCGGGACTTCCTGCGAAAAGCACTGCGTGAGAGCTACGACCTGCTCATGCTGGACTGGATGCTGCCGGAAATGAGCGGTCTCGAAGTGCTGCAGAAAATCCGGCAAAGCGGCAAAAATTTCACGCCGGTAATTTTCATCACCGCCAAAGACCAGGAATCGGATATCGTCCGGGCGCTGGAAGCAGGCGCTGACGATTACATGGCCAAGCCAATTCGTTACAAGGAGTTGGTAGCGCGTGTGGCGGCCCTGGCACGGCGCGCAGCAGGCGGTCGTGAACCTGACGAGCTGCCCGATACCGAGCCGTACAAATTTGATCTGAAGCGTAAGACAGTTGGCCTGGGCGACGACGAAGTCGAACTGACACACCGCGAGTTTGATCTTGCGTTATTCATGTTTCGTAACAGCGGGCGCGTGGTTTCACGCAGCCACATCCTGGAGTCAATTTGGGGAATGCATGGAGCTGACCTCAACACACGGACCGTAGATACCCATATCAGCCGATTGCGCAAAAAATTACAGCTAAACGAAAGCAATGGCTGGCAACTGTCAGCGATATACCAGCATGGTTATCGCCTTGAGCGCCTGGGGGAGAGCCCGGCGTAG
- a CDS encoding protein kinase, which translates to MSPSILIIDDHPEFRDLLAHHINAEWPRSKVENHDHTTLPSVEDLRDEVDVILLDYRLGDENGLDWLRIMRAEEGCPPIIFLTAAGDELLAVRAIKAGAHDYLPKNRLTNEMLINSIRDAIRSRSPLVPATSLPAATLTPVSHDVLRIRGYEIQQQISERGPSLIYLAEHEGMQVALKVLLNAADIDADKLERFLQECEVVTNLRHPNVVRIYDHGVADEVVYIAMEYFPRGDLKANLRKGMSAPTALRYVREITVALDAIHKVGILHRDLKPANVMVREDRTLALIDFGHAKQMWLEAELTDTGEVFGTPYYMSPEQGQGEPIDERSDIYSVGVLFYELLTGRKPYTASSPMAVIYKHTHAAIPQLPRELLKYQPLIARMMAKEPENRFQSAEELLEKLDVTSNIVDTSRV; encoded by the coding sequence ATGTCGCCCAGCATACTGATCATCGATGATCATCCCGAATTTCGCGACTTGCTGGCGCACCATATCAATGCTGAGTGGCCGCGTTCGAAAGTGGAGAATCACGATCACACCACGCTGCCATCGGTGGAAGATCTGCGTGATGAGGTCGATGTAATTCTGCTCGATTACCGGCTGGGCGATGAAAACGGGCTGGATTGGCTGCGTATCATGCGCGCCGAGGAAGGCTGTCCACCGATTATATTTCTTACCGCCGCCGGGGACGAACTGCTCGCAGTAAGGGCCATCAAGGCCGGTGCCCACGATTACCTGCCAAAGAACCGGCTTACCAACGAGATGCTGATCAACTCGATTCGCGACGCTATTCGCTCGCGTAGCCCGCTGGTGCCGGCAACGTCACTGCCAGCCGCAACGCTGACACCGGTATCACATGACGTGCTGCGTATTCGTGGTTACGAGATCCAGCAACAAATTTCGGAGCGTGGCCCGTCGCTGATTTACCTGGCAGAGCACGAGGGCATGCAGGTGGCACTGAAAGTGTTGCTCAATGCCGCCGACATTGATGCAGACAAGCTGGAGCGTTTCCTGCAGGAGTGTGAAGTAGTTACCAACCTGCGTCACCCTAATGTCGTGCGTATTTATGATCACGGTGTTGCCGATGAGGTCGTCTATATCGCGATGGAATATTTCCCGCGTGGCGACCTGAAGGCTAATTTACGCAAAGGGATGTCGGCGCCGACGGCGCTCCGCTACGTACGCGAGATCACCGTGGCGCTGGATGCGATCCACAAGGTCGGTATTTTGCATCGCGATCTGAAGCCGGCCAATGTCATGGTGCGGGAGGACCGCACCCTGGCGCTGATCGATTTCGGTCACGCCAAGCAGATGTGGCTCGAGGCAGAGCTGACAGATACCGGCGAGGTGTTTGGCACGCCGTACTACATGAGTCCGGAGCAGGGCCAGGGTGAGCCGATCGACGAGCGCAGCGATATCTACAGCGTAGGGGTGCTGTTTTACGAGCTGCTGACGGGACGCAAGCCCTATACGGCGTCTTCGCCTATGGCCGTGATCTACAAACATACTCATGCGGCAATCCCGCAGCTGCCCCGCGAGTTGCTGAAATATCAGCCTCTGATAGCGCGGATGATGGCAAAAGAACCGGAGAATCGCTTCCAAAGTGCTGAGGAATTGCTTGAAAAGCTTGACGTAACGTCAAACATTGTCGACACTTCAAGGGTTTAG
- a CDS encoding Hpt domain-containing protein, with protein sequence MTEFSGGDDPILKELLPGYLARRRDELATLDDALQRQDFAKLRTIGHNLRGSGGAYGLAKVSEFGKELETAAEADDADAVRETIGRMRTFLAEISI encoded by the coding sequence ATGACTGAGTTCTCGGGCGGCGACGATCCAATCCTGAAAGAGCTGTTGCCGGGTTACCTGGCAAGACGCCGTGACGAGCTGGCGACACTGGACGATGCATTGCAGCGCCAGGATTTCGCCAAGCTGCGCACCATCGGCCATAACCTGCGCGGATCGGGCGGTGCCTACGGCCTGGCGAAGGTGTCCGAGTTTGGTAAGGAGCTTGAGACCGCTGCCGAGGCAGACGACGCCGATGCCGTTCGCGAAACGATTGGCCGGATGCGTACCTTTCTGGCTGAAATCTCCATCTAG
- the purF gene encoding amidophosphoribosyltransferase yields MCGIAGLVAEGPVNQAIYDALTVFQHRGQDAAGICTADGAQLHTRRRNGLVRDVFRTRHMIGLSGSMGIGHVRYPTAGGASASEAQPFYVNSPFGICLAHNGNLTNARELAGKLSREDLRHLNTGSDSEVLLNVLAHELQERCTGPLQPADVFSAVRRLHERCRGGYAVVAMVVGYGVVAFRDPHGIRPLVLGRRLVDSGAEYMVASESVVLDVLGFELLRDVRPGEAIFIDSDRQLHTEQCAEVTRHTPCIFEFVYFARPDSIMENISVYKARLRMGEKLADQILRDWPDHDIDVVVPVPDTSRTAAVTVAHRLGVKNREGFIKNRYIGRTFIMPGQQERKKSVRRKLNAIELEFRDKNVLLVDDSIVRGTTSQQIIEMAREAGARNVYFASAAPPVRFPNVYGIDMPSASELIAHDRSVQQVADLIGADRLIYQELDDLIDAVMYEHAHIREFDTSCFSGKYVTGDVSEPYLARLERERSDGAKAARESGRGGLRSAARSF; encoded by the coding sequence GTGTGTGGAATAGCAGGACTGGTCGCTGAAGGGCCGGTCAACCAGGCAATTTACGACGCGCTTACTGTATTCCAGCACCGCGGTCAGGATGCCGCCGGTATTTGTACGGCCGACGGTGCCCAGCTGCATACCCGGCGCCGCAACGGCCTGGTGCGCGATGTCTTCCGGACCCGTCATATGATCGGGCTCAGTGGAAGCATGGGGATCGGCCATGTGCGCTATCCGACGGCCGGTGGTGCCAGCGCCTCGGAAGCGCAGCCCTTTTACGTCAACTCACCATTCGGCATCTGTCTTGCCCATAATGGCAACCTGACAAATGCGCGTGAGCTCGCCGGGAAGCTTTCGCGAGAAGACCTGCGTCACCTCAACACCGGTTCGGATTCTGAAGTCCTGCTCAACGTGCTTGCCCACGAGTTGCAGGAACGCTGCACCGGGCCGCTGCAGCCCGCAGATGTTTTCAGTGCCGTGCGCCGCCTGCATGAGCGCTGCCGTGGTGGTTATGCCGTGGTGGCGATGGTGGTCGGTTACGGCGTCGTGGCATTTCGTGATCCCCATGGTATTCGGCCGCTTGTGCTGGGTCGACGTCTGGTCGATTCGGGTGCTGAATATATGGTCGCCTCCGAGAGTGTCGTGCTGGATGTGCTGGGGTTTGAACTGCTGCGTGATGTGCGTCCGGGCGAGGCGATATTCATCGACAGCGATCGCCAGCTACACACGGAGCAATGTGCTGAAGTCACCCGTCACACGCCCTGTATTTTCGAATTCGTTTACTTCGCCCGCCCCGATTCGATAATGGAGAACATTTCGGTTTACAAGGCCCGTCTGCGTATGGGTGAGAAGCTCGCCGACCAGATCCTGCGTGACTGGCCCGATCACGATATCGACGTCGTCGTCCCGGTGCCGGACACAAGCCGGACAGCCGCGGTAACTGTTGCGCACCGCCTCGGCGTGAAAAATCGCGAGGGTTTCATCAAGAATCGCTATATCGGTCGCACATTTATCATGCCCGGCCAGCAGGAAAGAAAGAAATCCGTGCGGCGCAAGCTCAATGCCATTGAGCTTGAGTTCCGTGACAAGAACGTGCTGCTGGTTGACGACTCGATCGTCAGGGGTACCACATCGCAGCAGATCATAGAGATGGCGCGTGAGGCGGGAGCGCGCAACGTCTACTTTGCCTCGGCCGCGCCGCCGGTACGGTTTCCCAATGTCTACGGTATCGACATGCCGTCGGCTTCGGAGTTGATCGCGCATGATCGCAGCGTGCAACAGGTGGCTGACCTGATCGGCGCCGATCGGTTGATCTACCAGGAGCTGGATGACCTGATCGATGCAGTGATGTACGAGCATGCTCATATACGTGAGTTCGACACGTCGTGTTTTTCCGGCAAGTACGTAACCGGCGATGTCAGCGAGCCATATCTGGCCAGGCTGGAGCGCGAACGGTCAGACGGCGCCAAGGCAGCACGTGAGTCTGGCCGTGGCGGCCTGCGTAGCGCTGCACGCAGTTTTTAA
- a CDS encoding CvpA family protein: MLIIDMIILGVIGVSAFIGLFRGFFPELLSLLTWVVAIWSGWNFSGLIEPYLGGKLNSPFLELWVSRGVVFVAVLLIGGLAGQIVALAIRKTGLSGTDRSLGFLFGLVRGAVIFGAAILFAGSLNLQSEPWWQESKMIPYGTQIADWIRGVLPEEVVQYLPDEPQAQPQIDPAAGG, from the coding sequence ATGCTCATCATAGATATGATCATTCTGGGCGTCATTGGCGTCTCTGCTTTTATTGGTCTATTTCGCGGCTTCTTTCCGGAACTTCTCTCGCTACTGACGTGGGTTGTTGCAATCTGGAGCGGCTGGAATTTTTCCGGGCTGATTGAGCCTTATCTCGGCGGAAAGTTGAACTCGCCGTTCCTCGAGCTGTGGGTATCGCGCGGTGTTGTGTTCGTTGCGGTTCTCCTGATCGGCGGGCTGGCGGGCCAGATCGTTGCGCTGGCCATACGCAAGACCGGGCTGTCAGGAACCGACCGCTCGCTGGGTTTTCTTTTCGGCCTGGTACGCGGCGCGGTAATTTTTGGCGCCGCGATATTGTTTGCCGGTTCGTTGAACCTGCAGAGTGAGCCGTGGTGGCAGGAATCAAAAATGATCCCCTACGGCACCCAGATCGCCGACTGGATTCGTGGTGTGCTGCCGGAGGAAGTGGTGCAATATCTGCCTGACGAGCCGCAGGCACAACCGCAGATCGATCCTGCGGCGGGTGGCTGA
- a CDS encoding SPOR domain-containing protein — translation MKERLLGAAVLIVAAVIVIPAVLDGPGQPQTVSQEITLPAPATPTAADPVRTHTVEVQPDQTSEPEPVVEPEVVTIDQEPPVSVPPAPVPPARQVIEQAAVDAPSATAPAAAPAPPPAGWAVQVGSFTSETNARRLVEHLRDADYTAFVVRNVVNGRVMFRVRVGPVPDRERAQQLAERLQEDRQQTQLVRHP, via the coding sequence TTGAAGGAGAGACTGCTAGGTGCTGCGGTGCTTATCGTAGCTGCGGTAATCGTAATACCGGCGGTGCTGGATGGTCCTGGTCAGCCGCAAACTGTGTCGCAGGAAATCACTCTCCCGGCGCCGGCCACCCCAACGGCTGCCGATCCGGTGCGTACACACACCGTCGAAGTGCAGCCTGATCAAACCAGTGAACCTGAACCGGTTGTTGAACCAGAAGTCGTTACGATTGACCAGGAGCCGCCTGTTTCGGTGCCGCCGGCGCCGGTACCACCTGCGCGCCAGGTCATCGAGCAGGCGGCAGTCGATGCGCCGTCGGCAACAGCGCCGGCCGCGGCTCCGGCTCCGCCTCCGGCCGGCTGGGCGGTGCAGGTCGGCAGTTTCACCAGCGAGACAAACGCGCGTCGCCTGGTCGAGCACCTCCGTGATGCTGATTACACAGCGTTCGTTGTGCGAAACGTGGTCAACGGCCGTGTCATGTTCCGGGTCAGGGTGGGCCCGGTGCCGGATCGCGAACGGGCGCAGCAGCTCGCAGAGCGGCTGCAGGAAGATCGCCAGCAGACCCAACTCGTGCGGCATCCCTGA